One part of the bacterium genome encodes these proteins:
- a CDS encoding DUF4159 domain-containing protein: protein MRYLRLLLLVSASLALALPAGAALRVGRLKYGGGGDWYANPSSVPNLLKFAREQTTLDLPEQPDVVTLADDKLMDYALLFATGHGRIAFTAAEAARLRRYLLSGGFLHVDDNYGLDETLRPALKAVFPDQALTEIPFSHPLYHGVFDFPQGLPKIHEHHGGPPHGYGIIHENRVVLFYSYNTDLSDGWESPEVHNDPPDRRLAALRMGLNLVVYALTH from the coding sequence ATGCGCTATCTCCGCCTGCTGCTGCTCGTGAGTGCGTCTCTGGCTCTGGCGCTGCCCGCCGGGGCGGCGCTCCGCGTCGGCCGCCTGAAGTACGGCGGCGGGGGCGACTGGTACGCCAACCCCTCCTCGGTTCCCAATCTCCTGAAGTTCGCCCGCGAGCAGACGACCCTCGACCTGCCCGAGCAACCCGACGTCGTCACCCTCGCCGATGACAAGCTGATGGACTACGCGCTCCTGTTCGCCACCGGGCACGGGAGGATCGCCTTCACTGCGGCGGAGGCGGCGCGGCTGCGGCGCTACTTGCTGTCGGGGGGCTTCCTGCATGTGGATGACAACTACGGCCTGGACGAGACCCTCCGCCCGGCGCTCAAGGCGGTCTTCCCCGACCAGGCCCTGACGGAGATCCCCTTCTCCCACCCGCTCTACCATGGCGTGTTCGACTTCCCCCAGGGGCTGCCGAAGATCCACGAGCACCATGGCGGTCCGCCGCATGGCTATGGGATCATCCATGAGAACCGCGTCGTGCTCTTCTACAGCTACAACACCGACTTGTCGGACGGGTGGGAGAGCCCCGAGGTGCACAACGATCCGCCCGACCGGCGCCTGGCGGCCCTGCGCATGGGCCTGAACCTCGTCGTCTATGCGTTGACCCACTGA
- the lptC gene encoding LPS export ABC transporter periplasmic protein LptC, producing MHRFRVPIAVVIILLAGVGLGYWATLWWNYFHARSVQPAGPPSAVTNAPSRPREEVVVQNPTLRRTERGRLAWQVQLNELKIAAGSQAVAAAGMREALIYDQNGAPIIRLTARTARGNTAQRDLEVAGDVRAVSQRGALITTEKVRWVEKERRLVCPQKVTFRSANAAVTTVGLSYYVDQDLVKAPGVVRMYSGTNKLVGRELVYNVKTQDFQMRNAQAVFNPEQARQLVAPAGGRP from the coding sequence ATGCACCGCTTCCGTGTCCCGATTGCTGTCGTCATCATCCTCCTGGCTGGCGTGGGCCTGGGCTACTGGGCGACGCTCTGGTGGAACTACTTCCATGCCCGCTCGGTCCAACCAGCAGGGCCCCCCTCAGCCGTGACGAATGCTCCCTCGCGTCCCCGCGAGGAGGTCGTCGTCCAGAACCCCACGCTGCGCCGCACCGAGCGCGGGCGGCTGGCGTGGCAGGTCCAACTGAATGAGCTGAAGATTGCCGCCGGTAGCCAGGCGGTCGCCGCTGCCGGCATGCGCGAAGCCCTGATCTACGACCAGAACGGGGCGCCGATCATCCGCCTGACGGCCCGCACCGCGCGGGGCAACACGGCCCAGCGCGACCTGGAGGTCGCCGGGGATGTGCGCGCCGTCTCCCAACGCGGGGCGCTCATCACCACCGAGAAAGTCCGCTGGGTGGAGAAGGAGCGGCGGCTCGTCTGCCCGCAGAAGGTCACCTTCCGCAGCGCCAACGCAGCGGTCACCACCGTGGGCCTGAGCTACTATGTGGACCAGGACCTGGTCAAGGCGCCCGGGGTGGTGCGCATGTATAGTGGCACGAACAAGCTGGTCGGGCGCGAACTCGTCTACAACGTCAAGACGCAGGATTTCCAGATGCGCAACGCCCAGGCGGTCTTCAATCCCGAGCAAGCGCGCCAACTCGTCGCTCCCGCGGGGGGACGGCCATGA